The Cytophagales bacterium DNA segment ACTCACGGTGCGCAAAAGCTTGGCTTCTATGCCTCTTGCTTCCAGCTGTTGGACAATGAAAGTTGCATTCTTATTGATGTTTGGCAGATCATAGGCCACATTGGGAATCGCTAAGAGTTTAGCAAAATCTGCAACGATCTGATGGCCATTTTCCTGAATATGTGTTTTGAATGGATTGGTTTGGCCAATAGAAAGCGTTGTTGCTACTGTGGAAAGCAAGAATGTGATCAAGACGACCTTATGATGTCTTTTCATGAATAAACCAGGTTAATAGCTGTCAAGATAAATAGTTGCAAGGACTTGGAGAGGTAGAGAAAGTGAAATCTGTCGTCCAAACTATATTCTGTTTTTCTAAATAACAACGGTGCCCGCTTTTGGTGTAAAAACATCTATCTTTCTCCATAACCTAAAAATGACACAACATGAAAAACAAACTACTTTACAGCGTAGGGTTATTGATGCTAATGAACCTACAACTATTGGCGCAAAAAGTACCCTATTCCGATCATGCATCGGATCAACTGTTACAAGGTCCATGCTACATTTTTGCTACCGTCGCGGCGATGGAATCCAAAGCTTTACAAGCTCAGGGGCAAACACAAGGAGGGCATTCGGGTGTCAACATCAATGAGTGGCGTTACTGGAGTGACTGTGTTTTGGGCGGATCAAATGGAGTTCCCAATGCTTCCCTTTCACAATTGGTCACCTTACCGCTACAACACATGATCGATTATGGTGCCATGGAAGCGGGCTCAGCCTTCAATTTTACTAGCGCTGCCTCATTGCCTAACTATAGCCCCTTGGATTGTGGAGATTTTAATGGCATCGCCAGCTTTGGCTGTACTACCGGAGGCGGCCCTTTCGGGAACGTCGGCAACTTGGATTGGTGTAACACACTTGGGGGATACCAATCTGGCACACAATGCCCGGAAGATATAGTTGGCAATGATTCATTCAATTTTACGCAATCAGCGACTAGTCCGGATTATTCATTTAGTAACCTGTCAATCCATCATATCACTTCCAATTTTACACCCCAAAAAGTCATTGATCAATTGGCCGCCGGTAATGGGGTGGTAGCAGTTATTGATAATTACGGATTTGAAACTTGCAATGGAGCATCAGCAGGCATTCAGCATGCCATTTTTATCTACGAGCACACCAATGGCGTTTTCTACTACAAAGACAGCTGGCCAGGTGGGGCAACGAATCGTAACCAAATGACAACTGGCCAATTCAGTAACCATCAGGTAAGAAGATTGACTTATGTATCCGGAGGTGGCGGTTGCACGAATTGTGGAGATACCCCTTGCGACTTTTCAATTTCTGGTTCAAGTACGCTAGGCTGTTCTAACACTACCTATCAATTGACAGGAGGAACAGGATCAGCAACGAATATTTCATGGCAATTTCCTACAGGAGTTACAGTAGTCAGTGGAGCAAATAGCTCAACGATTACAGTTCGCTCTGACAATACCGGTTCTTCATTTTCAGGCCAGATCTCTGTCACTTATTCGGATGTAAGTGGCTCCTGCTCTGACACCTTTCCAGTTACGGTTTGTGCATCTGTTGTAGATCAGCCGTGCGACTTTTCCGTTACTGGTCCGAGTACGATCGGTTGTACCACATCAACTTTTCACTTGACTGGCGGATCAGGAAGCGCGACCAATATTTCGTGGCAAGTTCCTTCCGGAGTGACCATTGTGAGTGGGGCAACCAGTACTACTTTACGAGTGAAAGCCAATAACTGTAGCAGTTCCTTTTCCGGTCAAATTTCTGCCTCCTATTCGGACATCAATTCCTGTACCGCATCCAGATCGGTGACGGTTTCCGGTGGCAATGTGTCCACGGTTTCATCTATTCAGTTGAACGGCCCAGCCAGTGGACAGATATCCGATGTTTGTCCGGGAAGCGCTGTGCAACTGGTAGCCATTGACAACAATTCAGCGCATTGTCCAATCTATGAATGGTACGTTTCAGGAGCCACTATACTGAATGGGCAAGGGACCAATGAGATCAATATCCTCACCAATAATGTTGATGGTGCTTATCAATATTATCGGGTACGAGTGAAAAAGGCCTGTGGTTCCTACACTTCCTGGAGAACCCGAACCGGCTATCTGGACGACTGCAGTGGCGGTGGAGGCATCGGTATCTTTCCGGGCTTCCAATTTTCTCAACAACTAGGAGCTGATGAAATATTCCAGGGGCACCCATCATTGATGGAAATGGACGTTCAAATCATTAGCCTGAGTGGGAAAAAGCTTTCTACTTTCCGGATTAGTAGAAATAATAATGCAATTGATCTGAGTGAATTACCAAAAGGAATCCTGGTTGCCCGATTTGTAGATTTGAATAACAATTTATTGGATACGAAAAAAATCTCTATCGTTAGATAACGTCATTCTAAAATACCCAAATCATGAAGGAAGCTGCCGACAAATGGTAGCTTCCTTTTTTGTACGCTTTCTTATTAGTTAAAAATTGCTCAGCATTGCGACTTAAATCATTCTGATTGAAGTACCTGAGCATTGTCATCCCGACCCTCAACGAAGCTGCAAACCTTCGGAACACCATCCTTCATACGCAAGCCATGTGTGCTGATGTAAGCCAACTGGAAATCATTGTAGTGGACAATGGTAGTGTAGATCATACTTTGGAGACTGTGAAGGACCTGGAGGTAAAAACCTTTGAGCAGCCTTCGCTAAAAGGCAAAAAATATGCTGTGCTCAATTTTGGCTTACGGCAAGCTGCTGGTGAAGTGATCATGTTTTTGGATGCCGATACCCAATTACCGGAATCCTTTGATCTACTCATCAAAAAAAGTCTGTCTGACCCCAGGGTCGTAGGTGGCGCCTTTGATTTTGAGTTCCAGGAACGCCAATGGTATTTGCAAGCCCTGGCAGCCCTCAACCGTTTAAGGATAAGGGTCGATTATAACTTCCTTGGCGATCAAGCTGTATTTTGTCGAAGATCAATACTCGAACAAATTGGTGGCTATCCTGAAAAGTTGATCATGGAAAGCTCCTACTTGTGCCTTGCCTTACGAGAGCACGGAAGGTTAAAAATCGTTCCTTCGCGGATAAGGACTTCTGCCCGTCGATTCCTGGAAAATGGCTTTCTCAAAGTGTTCTGGTACGACTCCAAAGTGTGGTTTCACTATCTACTTGGTTTGGATACCGACAGATTTGGTGCTGCCTACTGGCAGCACAACGATACAACATTGGAGTGAGTCTACCTCATTTGAGGTAAATCAACATCCGGTGTATACGTGGCATGCCCCTGATAATGCTTTCTTTCAACTTTGTCTCATCATCAATCACAAATTCATCTGATTGAAGAGAGGAGGAAAGCTGAAAATCCGAAACAGAGTAAGCGTACATACAATCAGTAAATCATAATATCATGGCTGCGAACAATTATTTCACCGTAGTAAATTTTTCAGGAAAAGCATTGAACGTCACAGTAGATGGACAACAAATTAGTGTTCCACAAAATGGCGATCCTTCAGCAATTCATAAATTCAGTCAATCAGGCGATCAAATCACCGTAGATATCAGTGGAAACTCCGTGGACATGCCACTTTCTGGTGGTGACAATTCCTGGACCACTTTGGTTTACACCACTGTAGGAAAGGTGAATGTATTCAATGGTTCTCCGGCACTAGCTGCGCTGAATTACTAATATTTGATTGAATGGTGAGTAGTTCCGGGATTTTGGAACTACTTACTGTTTTTCCACCACTAACTGCTTCAGGCATTCTACCCATTTGGGCTCTGCATTCAGGCTAGGCACCAGGTCCCACTTTTCCCCTCCTGCATGTAGAAAGTCTTCCTGATAGGTTTCCCCAACTTCAATGGTGGTTTCCAGGCAATCGGATACAAACGCTGGAGAAAAGGCCAGTACCTTTTTCTTTCCTTCCTTCGCCAGATTGAGCAAAGTATCCTCCGTGTAGGGCTGCACCCAGGGATCTCTGCCCAGGCGTGACTGGAAGCATACGGTATACTTTTCTTCCGGAATATTCAGTTTAGCCGCTACAAGACGTGTGGTTTCAAAACACTGTGCCCGATAACAGTAGCGGTTTTCTTCGTTGAGGGTACTACAGCAGGTGCCTAATTGGCAATAGTCACCGTAGGAGCCTTTACGAATTTGTCTTTCCGGTAATCCGTGATAGCTGAACACATAGTGATCGTATGCTTCTCTTTCCATGAAGACGCTGCCCTGATCTGCAATGGTCTCGATGAACAATTCA contains these protein-coding regions:
- a CDS encoding glycosyltransferase family 2 protein; the protein is MKYLSIVIPTLNEAANLRNTILHTQAMCADVSQLEIIVVDNGSVDHTLETVKDLEVKTFEQPSLKGKKYAVLNFGLRQAAGEVIMFLDADTQLPESFDLLIKKSLSDPRVVGGAFDFEFQERQWYLQALAALNRLRIRVDYNFLGDQAVFCRRSILEQIGGYPEKLIMESSYLCLALREHGRLKIVPSRIRTSARRFLENGFLKVFWYDSKVWFHYLLGLDTDRFGAAYWQHNDTTLE
- the hemH gene encoding ferrochelatase encodes the protein MEQKAGVLLVNLGTPNSTATPDVRKYLREFLSDKRVIDIPSVPRWLLVNMIIAPFRAPKSAEEYRKLFTERGSPLKYYTEDITKLLQEVLGDDYVVDFAMRYQEPSLPDVLKKMQDARVSSIHVIPLFPQYASATTGSVIDRVMEIVKGWQIIPEIKFTSQFLEHELFIETIADQGSVFMEREAYDHYVFSYHGLPERQIRKGSYGDYCQLGTCCSTLNEENRYCYRAQCFETTRLVAAKLNIPEEKYTVCFQSRLGRDPWVQPYTEDTLLNLAKEGKKKVLAFSPAFVSDCLETTIEVGETYQEDFLHAGGEKWDLVPSLNAEPKWVECLKQLVVEKQ